The following nucleotide sequence is from Zea mays cultivar B73 chromosome 1, Zm-B73-REFERENCE-NAM-5.0, whole genome shotgun sequence.
cgtctgtttatatagtgctgcaggtaagaaggcgaagcgccaggatttttacaccagacggacatccgctcgcactcgctgcgtggtggaccgcagagaccgaacagtaactctgaaagGTGGGACCGCTATACGCTGAGAaagtgaatcgtttctcgacaacgagctcagggaaggtgttttttagaccttcggcgctccgaagcttaagagacttttttcacggatcaagctcgttacgaaaaacgatctagcaccgcgaaaggggctactgttgggcctatgcttcgtcaccgaaggtcttctaggaagaagcggctttcggctgaagctgtttgtataagatggccgaaggtccctcttcatgaagcttcggtattataaaccgacttaaagatagaatgaccttttagtccataaaggtctaagtcaatgttgtaaacttttataaggggcatacttgtaatccctcacaggttgcgccctgtgcctataaatagtgaacagtattcctttactgttcacggattctagtaactgcaatcgcatattctggaattcaaccttttgtcaaggcagaggtattattgtattcaacgattggatatattaagaaaatataatataattcgtctatgatttgtttacctcttttgtaccttttattttatgtcatcttgcaatatctattgaaatattattacgaagatttaagcttcgtaattttactctcatcaaccttcgtccaagacccattatcctcaaaggaataatgtttcatggacgaaggacgttgacatttaacactttatgttgccttgttcttaattcatagcacttgagaacgagtctccaacacatatataactatatatatacataaataacattaaatttatcaatatcgaaaccttcacacaacataatattataagttaaatctaattaataaataacatcaaattcaacaattcaatagcataagttaaatctattataataatagaattaatacttacctaacatcaagccacacatgtgatattaaactaactctaatcacatgtgatattaaactaactctaatcaaatgaaagttaattctcgtcggccataaaaaaccgacgaaaataaacatgtGTACACATATTTAACAATCACACTCGCATTTACATTTATTAATTCAAAAATATATATACCTCAACGACGTGGGCGGCGACGTCGTCGCTTGGGAGAGGCGGtcggggaggcggtggcggcgctcGGGGAGGCGGTGGTGGCGCTCCGGGAGGGGTTCGGGGGCAGCGGCGTTGAGGCCGAGCGGGGGCGGCGCCCGTCGCGGGGGTGGGGGGTGGGGGCCGGCAGGGGATGTTGGGGGCGGCGGTGGTCGGCAGAGCTCCTGGGCGTCGGTGGTTTTTGGAAACACGAGAGAGCAGAGAGGAATGAGCCACGCGGGCTGTCCGCTGGTCTCCATAAAAGAGCAATCCCCGTCGGCTAGAGCAAAGGCCGACAGGAGTTAACTTATCCCCGTCGGCCTATGTCAGGGCCGATGGAAGTTAACTTAATGCCCGTCGGCTGCGGGGTAGCCGATGGGAGttaactaattcccgtcggccagagcaAAGGCCGACGAGAGTTAACATGGCCGACGGGAATCTTCAGGATTCCTGTAGTGGTCTCTCGAACGGCACCGACGACGAAGAACCAGATCGGTGTTGGTCGAGCGGACGGAGCGAGCAGTACGTGTACGTCGCGAGTACGCTcccaaaaacctgatcgcccgcacacccgtgcaagtgtagctCTACGAACGGCGATTTCGGAGACCTGCGCTCCCACTCTCTGTGCTCGTAGAAGGTAAGACGGGGATGGGCCGAGTGCAATGCGTCTGAGAGATGTTCGCGTGTGACCATAATAAGTTGCACTGTTCGTGTATTTATACACTCGCAGAGAGACGAGTTAGAAGCTCCacatatttaagttgattgatttgtctcCTGAACTTCCGGTATGATACTAAaacaccgtaacattgaagttgtCCTTTAGTATTgattattattgaatattaatttggtaCAGACCCACTTAATCCAACATGAGCTTGCATTATATTTCAGTATAGATAAATTTTGGAAGTTCCCATGACCGCATAGCTTGCTTCGTGAGCTCCGCCACTAGTAGTATGCATGGGGTTTGATTGAAACTGCGCGCGAGTGATAATGTTTTTGGCCGTAATGATTTCTGTCGGCGACGCCACCGTTGGCCGACATGAGCACGAACGTCGCTAAGCTTTGTGCTCGGCTGTGCTGGAGGTGTCGGAGTCGGGCGGAGAATGAAAAAGGAAAGATCGCATGAAACGGCAGCCATCGATCTCCGGTGCCAACACGGCGCTTGCTTTCAAATTTCCCcaatccctccctccctccccgcCCTCGCGCCTTTGGCTTTAATCAATCGATCAGCTCGCGATCGTCAGCAGGGATGTTGGTACATCATGGTAGTGCAGGGCGAAAGCGGCGTCCCGCCGGCCCCtccgactccgatcctcccccacTCCCTACGCGGCTAAGCAACTAAAGCGCCGGGCAGCTAGCCAGGGCCAATGATCATTATCGCCCAGCGGGACCGGCACCGTGGCTTTACTCACCTGGCCGTCCCGCGCGTCGGCCGCACGTACGATGGCCGCGGCCCGCCCAGGTAGCAGAGGTAGTACGTCTCCTTGTTGCCGGCCGGGCCACTGCTGCTGGCCGCGGCCAGGCACGGCCGGCGAAAGGCCACTAGCTAGGGGAGGCCCAGGAGACGAGGGGGAAACCAAGTGGCCAGCACGGCCAAAGGCCAGGTAAAGCAAGCGAGAGGTGAGGTGACGAGCCGGCCCGGCGCTTGCCTGCTGCCACCCTGCGCTGGCGCTGGGTTGCGCTTTCCACCGGCACTTGTCCTGACCGGGTGATTGCGAGCGATCGAGCAGCGGCCGGCGGGGGAGATGGCAGTGCATGCGGCGGCGTTGGCCAGGCGATCGTCGAGGCCGGCGCGGCCTTAAGCCACGCGTACCGTAACGAGCAAGCTACTCGACCCTAGTCCTAGCTGCAGGTTTTCGGTCAGCTTACATggccgcgcgcgcgcgcgccgccataGACAAGCTAGCTTTCATTGGAATGCCAGAATGCCTTTGTTCGTTAATCAAAAAAATCAAAATAGAATATGTATCGCCGATCTCTTCGCCCCAAAGGAAACGCATGGCAGATGCTAGCAGGGCGGTGGAGAGAGATGTGTGAGGCCGGATTTGAGCTGCTGCAACTGCATGCTGCAGGTGCAGGATGAAATGGCCAGAGGGCAGTGCCAGCTAGCTAGCTTAGTACTAGCGCTAAGTGCGCACACAATCCTCAGTGAGCAAAAGCCGGGCAGAATCTTGGACTGCTAAAGCCACACTGTCGTCTATCTATATACGCGCCGCCCCCAAAGCTGAATCATCGAGAGACCATGTGTGGAAGCGCCAGTGCTGCTCATGATGCATGCTCGATCGCTATATTATATTCCATTCTCTTCTCTGCTCAAATCACACCGTCGGCTGCTGTCGTCCCCACTCCACCGCGCCTCCCTCGCCGTCCCTAACCTCAAATCACTGTTCCCAAAATCCTGATTGCCCGCGCGCGCCAAATAAAGATTGGGTGATAGATGCAAGAAGCCTGTTCTGAAGGCTACGCATGCATTCTGCAGGTAGGAGCAGTCTGTTGCAGCCTGGGCTTCTGGCACTGTGACCACTTTTGCCTGATCGATACACTGAAAGgccattcaccaggtcagtcccCATGAATGAATGAGCTTATGAGCTAGCTAGCTTATCGATAATTGGGAAGGCCGGGTGCACTTGCTAGACCCTGCTACGCTGAAAAGAGCCGAATTGCTATCTTCTGTCCAATCTCTCTGGCTAATCGATCATCACATATACTTAGGTAAGCTAGGGAAAGTGGGCCGGTATTTTTACAGGTTTATTTATCGGCAGCTAGCTGATGACAAGACAGCCAATCAGGAGAAtataatactccctccgtttctttttattagtcgctggatagtgcaattttacactatccagcgactaataaaaagaaacggagggagtataatgCTCTAATTATAAGGCAGCAGCTAGCGCGCACAAATCCCTTGTGCTCTCACCAattggagagagggagagagagagggaaaaaatAGTGATATGCATCACGCCATGATGGATGGACGGATCGGATGGATGGGTCGGGGACGGGGATCGGAGAAGAATTCATGCTGAAAGGAATTTCACTAGTATTATACTATGTGATGCATGCAAGTCACTTGATTATTCGAAGAGGACCAGATCGAATAGAATAAGAACCTCGTGATTTGGCCAGATCTTGCATGATGCTGTACAATTCGAACGTGTAAAGCTCTATATATCATAGTTTTAGACACTGTTTGTTTCAGATTATAATCTCttcagattatataatttagCATAAATAATTAATTAGGTAAACAAACAACTAGATTATgagtccagattatataatctaaagcttagattatgataatctcataatctcatcaagagtagcttatttgacattattttggcaaaagacccactacccatggttacgtaaatagaaattacaatatatgtcATTCTTCTTTTTTCACCTTAAATAACAAACAATGGTGTTGTTGTCTTTgtgaataatctacatttgtataatctaaactaccaaacaactacatatagattataatatatctagattataatctggattatataatttagattataatccaaattatataatctataagctgaaacaaacagactCAGATCGATGTCATGTTTGCTTAATTAATATAACTCGTTCAACAAAGCGATCGAAACTGTCTGGCTTCCATAGTCTAGTAGTAGATCTATGTACGAGCAGCTAGCTAGTAGCCTGCCATGTGCTTCATGCTTGCACTGAAATTTTTTccaacaaagcacttgagaatcaaTGGCTATATTGTGCTCTCGAGCACTGTTCCCTGTGCGAGCGAGCACacaagtagagatggcaatgggtaaatacccaccgggtattagtaccacatacccatacccacgacacaaaaataatcccatcgggtcacccatatacactggcgggtatggatttacccccatacccatacccatgtgggtatgggtcacccatcgggtcacccgtacccacaaaaattaaacaactatcaaaatattatactatacaaatgtcaagtatatccatataaataccattacaaaattttctagcatcatttaaccattcaacacaccaaagataattggataaagtagtaacactatgatagtactacatagcacattacatgttccattacattAAATTGTTGttaattggataaagtagtaacactatgatagtactacatagcacCACTATGATACAAGTTCATGCTTCagataagtttatattgggtattttatacccacgggttaacgggtatgggtgaaggtggaacgttctaatacccgtttacccgttgggtgaagatttttgcccaataacaaacccacgggtagaatatttagcccacatacataccctaatggagtaaatacccatcgggtatcgggtcgcgggtacccattgccatctctacacaCAAGATGAAATCTCTCATCTCTCTCTCCACCTAGCTCTTTTTCCCGGCCAGCCACCTCTACTGCCCATCTGTACATTGCACAAAGACACATGTGTAAGACTAAGACGCACGTACTTCACTGCTTTATCTACGCCTATGTACTTAAAGACATCTATCTGTACACGAGAGCATATACTAGCTTATTGTTAActttggtcgggttagagagagagagagtagaaCATGAATTCTCTACACCACCAATCCACTAGCCAACAGCTAGCCAAGAGTCCAAAGAGAGTCGTAGCAAGAGTGACTTTATCACTGATTGATCTCTTTCATCAATATGGACATAAAGTTGCACCTGCACACACACCACTAGAATGACCCCCTGGACTGGACAACTTGTATTGGTTGGTGGCTCATGTTGGTAACCTCTTACTACCTTCGTATGTACACTGTTCAACCCCTCCATCTCTATCTATGTGCTAGCTCTAGCTAATCAAGCAGGGAACGAAGGAGAGGAAAAAAGAGAGCAAAGAACACGCTGAACAGGACAGCCTTTGCTTCCGATCAGTAGCACAACAGGCGTCACCACCTCTTCCTGCTGCCCTGCCTCCCTCCTCATGCATAAAACCAGGCCCCCCTCTTGCTTCCCTAGCTCATGACcaccctcccactctctctctctgctAGCTACACCCATCCGCCCATCAATCTCACCCATCGCATCCTTACAAGCTAAGGAATGAAGCCCCTTCTCCTTTGCTCTTCTCTCTCCCATATGTTTCACATCCATTATATATGTATTGTGAGGCCTCCACGAACACCCAAGCAAACAAAAAAATAGATACATAAAGGGGGAATGAACAAACCCCCATTCCCCTTTAATTTTATTCCACTTGCTTTCGCGCGTCCTCCTCGTGATCCCATCTTTTTTCTTCCCTTACCTTTAGTTTCTCCTCCTCCTCTCTCCGGGTGGCAGACCCGGCCTTCTCTCCTCCCTCTTCGTCTTCCAGTTCGAAGCTGTAGCGGCAGCTAGAGCTAGCCACGTGTAGAGCGGCACGACTGCAGCGTGCGAAGAACAAACAAAAGCAGCTAGAAAAGAAGCTCTCACTCACTCACAAGTAGCAAAAGATCAAAGGGAAATCAATCATATACCATGGTATTTTCTTCGGTTCCTGTCTACCTTGATCCACCCAATTGGAACCAGCATCAGCACCAGCCACAGCATGAGGTAAAGATTTCCACTATCCAAATCGCTTCCGCTTCTTTTGTGCGCGCGGCTTTTCGTTTCTTCTCCTACTCGTTGGCCACCATAGAGGTGGGGAGGGAATGGAGAGGAAATATCCCTAGGCTCTTTTGTGAAATCTCTCCTCTTTGCTTGAATATACCAAGTCGTCTCTCTTTTGGTTTCATTCGCTGAGATATCAATTTCACCTTGCGCGCCTTTCTTCCCTTTAATTGTTGTGTGATTGTGTGTTTGATTTGTAAATGACGTTGCTTTCTTCAGCAACTGCAAGCTCACCATGGCCAGCTTCCAAGTGACGCCGGAGGAGGTGGAGGCGGTGGCGTCGACGTGCATGCGCACCATCATCAGCTACCGCCGATGCCACCTTCTGCTCCTGGTGGGGCTCTCATGGCTCCTCGCCGTGACATGGCGGCTGTGGTCGCCGCGAGCGGTGGCAGCACGAGCGGCGGCGGTGGGCCGACTGGCGGTGGTTCCCCTATCCGTCCGGGCTCCATGACCGAGCGGGCTAGGCTCGCCAAGATCCCGCAGCCAGAGCCGGGGCTCAAGTGCCCGCGTTGCGAGTCCACCAACACCAAGTTTTGCTACTTCAACAACTACTCGCTCTCCCAGCCGCGCCACTTCTGCAAGACGTGTCGCCGGTACTGGACGCGCGGCGGCACGCTCCGGAACGTCCCCGTTGGCGGCGGGTGCCGCCGCAACAAGCGCACCAAGTCGTCCAAGTCCAACTCGTCGTCAGCCGCCTCCGCTTCCAGCGCGGGTGGGACGTCGTCGTCCACCTCGTCCACCGCGACCGGTGGCAGCGGCAGCGCCGCCAGCATCATGCCGCCTCACCAGGGGCACGGGGGACAGCCGCAGTTCCTAGCCTCGTTGCACCACCCTCTCGTCGGCGGGGACCACTACAGCACCGGCGCGTCAAGATTAGGGTTCCCCGGGCTGAGCTCGCTGGACCCCATGGACTACCACCAGTTCGGCGCCGGTGCCGGAGGTGCCATCGGGCTGGAGCAGTGGCGCCTACCGCAGATACAACAGTTCCCATTCCTAAGCAGCCGCCCCGACGCCGTGCAACCGCCAATGTCTGGCATTTACCCGTTCGAAGTGGAAGGCCACGGCGGGGAAGGTTCCGGCTTCGCTGGTCACATGCTTGGTGACCCCAAGGTGTCCGGCTCAGCCGGACTGATCACGCAGCTGGCGTCAGTGAAGATGGAGGACAACCCAACGTCCGCAGCGATGGCAAGCAGCTCACCGAGGGAGTTCCTTGGTCTCCCTAGGAACCTCCAATTATGGGGCGCTAGCGGCAACGGCGGTGCAAGTGGCAACAATGGAGGAGGCACCGGCAACGCTGCCGGTGGCGGCGACACTATTCCTCCGGGTAGCAGCTGGGTAGACCTGTCAGGATTCAACTCGTCTTCGTCCGGGAACGTGCTGTGACGTGACGCGCCCCCTGAATCTGATCTGCATGATAAGCTGGTACAGTTGCTGCAGATGAATGGTAGCTCTATCTATTTATGCAAGCACTGAAGTTTCATTTTAGTCATTGCTTATGAGAAAGTTCCACAGAAAAGGAGTTGTGGTGCAAGAttatagaggggggggggggggggggggggtatatATATGATCCATGGCGGAAATGGTGAATTGGTGTCTAGAAACGGTAGGCAATAGAAATTAGTTTCTGTTATCATTCAGTTCTTAATGCGCTGGCTGTTCTTGTTTTCTACAACATCTACGGGTGTATTTTTCTATATTGTTGTCCATTATATTTTAGGTCCATGATATGTAAACTTCTAACGCACGCATGTTGCTAGGTTAGGTTTACTTACAAGCTTTAATTGGTGTGCGATGTGTTCATGGTGCAGGGTGATCAAAGAGCTAGCATGTTTCTAGCTAGCTACATATGCATGCTGGTGAATTGTTCATCTATTCGAGACAGTTTGCAGACAGTGGATACTTGTTACTCAATGATTATACGGGCACGTATTGTTGTGTGTTTTGTGGGTGTATGCATAGTAGTAGCACAATGCATTGGTCTACTGCATATAATCTATCTATCATGGTGCATTCAGTTGCACTTGCACCTATatatcatttggaaataaatgaaTAAAGAAGGTAGTCATGTCCATCGCGCAGCGCACCATTGTATATAGGATTCACACCCATGCATGGCATATAACATATGTATTCTCTCTTGTACCCACAAATATATTAACACTCATTCCAAGCACTGAACATAAGAAACCATATATACCTATCGATTTATATTAGGAGAGGGGACAACAGGCAGGTAACGAGGCAAACAATGGaacacatgcatgcatgcatggtccATAGAAGCTCTAAACTACGTCCAGTAGTTCTCTTTCGAGAGATTACATTTCTGACGATACATACACTACATGTGTCATGTGTGCAGTGCAGCAAGTGACCCAATTCTCCACGTATGGTCCTCCTAGCAGAAACGATGTTGGTTTCTAGGTTTCCATGCGCCAATCTCCATTCAAAGACTTTTTTCCCCACTGCCATTGTGATCATGGCATGCATGAATGCCCCCACACAATGCAGGCACAGAGGCATTTTATTCATGTCCAAGGAATGGAATGCATCATTCATGCAGCAGGGAATGGCTACGACTGGCTGGCTAGCATGCAGCAGCTGCGATCTCCTTAGTTGCGCACAAAGAATTTGTTCCTACACAGGACTACGCTTCTTTTGGTCCTTTATTTCGCGCCATCTTTACTGGCCTGCTTTATATATCCAGCAGCTTCGTCGGTTTCGAGGAGTCATTGCATGCACCAGCAGAAGCTTTGCTTGCATTTCTAGAGGTCTGAAGCCAACCATGACTGACACACCATCAAAGTGTGCATCAGCCCCCTGACGAAGATGCACGCAGGTTGCCCAGTCTGCTGCGACATCGGCTTTCGTTCCCTTGAAACAACCAATGTTGATGCGGTTTTAACGTACTGGCGCAGTAGTGCTGAATCAGACCATATTAATTAGATTAGAGTAGTTTTATATATAAAGCGCGCATGGATATTTAATTGTCATGAGTAAATATATAAGTACCATTAATTTCGCTGCGAAATATATTTTCATTAGTATCACTAGCGGACACAGCTTCCTTGCCGAAAAAACACTCAGCGAACGTTTTGTCAAATATGACTCTCGTCAAAGAATCTCGACGAACTATACATTGACAatggtttctttgccgagtactttttgtcaggCACTCGGTAAAGCCTTTGCCGAACATTACCAGatactcgacaaagaaaagtcGTCGTCACGACGTCAAGTGACGATGATGGAACCTTTACTGAGTGTCGTTCTTAACACTCGGCAAATGCTCTCTTTTTGCCAAGTGTATGTTGAACTAGCGCTCGACAAAGAAGTCTCCTATGGGCGCATAAACTGGAACAAACAAACTGGACATCCGAAGCCTACATGTACATCACGGGATACAATACAGATCCAATCTTGTTGATGCAGCTAACACAAAATACTTTTTCGGTTCTTAAACTTGTCGTGCAGGGTCATCTCGGCCCATAATCTTTTAAAGTATGGCCCTTAGATCCTTATTCATTGTTCGAGTCTTTATTAGGTC
It contains:
- the LOC100275540 gene encoding Dof zinc finger protein DOF3.6, translating into MVFSSVPVYLDPPNWNQHQHQPQHEQLQAHHGQLPSDAGGGGGGGVDVHAHHHQLPPMPPSAPGGALMAPRRDMAAVVAASGGSTSGGGGPTGGGSPIRPGSMTERARLAKIPQPEPGLKCPRCESTNTKFCYFNNYSLSQPRHFCKTCRRYWTRGGTLRNVPVGGGCRRNKRTKSSKSNSSSAASASSAGGTSSSTSSTATGGSGSAASIMPPHQGHGGQPQFLASLHHPLVGGDHYSTGASRLGFPGLSSLDPMDYHQFGAGAGGAIGLEQWRLPQIQQFPFLSSRPDAVQPPMSGIYPFEVEGHGGEGSGFAGHMLGDPKVSGSAGLITQLASVKMEDNPTSAAMASSSPREFLGLPRNLQLWGASGNGGASGNNGGGTGNAAGGGDTIPPGSSWVDLSGFNSSSSGNVL